Proteins from a genomic interval of Fundulus heteroclitus isolate FHET01 chromosome 21, MU-UCD_Fhet_4.1, whole genome shotgun sequence:
- the LOC105932153 gene encoding leucine-rich repeat-containing protein 19 isoform X2, translating into MISSLGLGFLSLQSEMMDGCWTFLLLLGLSAVVTGQPRQDVETDASGVRNLTGRLLQVIPPNHNSSNVSTLLIKGNQITLNETDRQALATYPTLVELHLGGNRVTAVPARCFSGLSRLRVLSLARNRISSLNPEALSGLDALEELDLSNNNLTELPAKMTELKTLKILRLEENPWNCSCPLLNAIGSLKEAHVIIGTTASCSSPAERQGRKLLDSINLCSTSSPGQNPPPTPVTSQQTKGISNMPATAATSPNCTISKDQKPAPGNTWKFTACVAALALTTCMLILAAIKGPSWYKRIHNYRHRRLHHDDDDEEPQTVSAVFRETRGQHTFMFEELSHQVEEGDEEEDGYFEDPYIKKAEDADAEIVGGTEAH; encoded by the exons ATGATCTCCTCGCTGGGTCttggttttctttctctccagaGTGAAATGATGGATGGGTGCTGGacgttcctcctcctgctgggcCTTTCTGCTGTGGTAACGGGACAGCCAAGGCAAGATGTGGAAACAGACGCCTCG GGGGTCAGGAACCTGACAGGCAGGCTTCTGCAGGTCATCCCTCCTAACCACAACAGTTCAAATGTTTCCACACTGCTGATCAAAGGCAACCAGATTACTCTGAACGAGACGGACCGACAAGCCCTGGCTACTTATCCCACGCTGGTTGAACTCCATCTAGGTGGTAACCGGGTCACTGCTGTACCAGCCAGGTGCTTCTCTGGGTTATCACGCCTCAGAGTGTTATCTCTAGCCAGAAACCGCATCAGCAG CCTGAACCCTGAGGCTCTGTCTGGCTTGGATGCTCTAGAAGAGCTGGACCTGTCCAACAACAACCTGACTGAGCTCCCCGCCAAGATGACCGAGCTAAAAACCCTAAAG ATCCTGCGCCTGGAAGAGAACCCGTGGAACTGTTCCTGTCCTCTGCTGAACGCCATTGGAAGCTTGAAAGAAGCCCACGTCATTATTG GAACAACAGCCAGCTGCTCATCTCCAGCAGAGCGCCAAGGAAGAAAACTCCTGGATTCTATCAACCTGTGTTCCACATCCTCACCAGGCCAGAACCCGCCACCAACACCAGTCACCTCTCAGCAGACCAAAGGAATCAGCAATATGCCGGCGACCGCTGCAACAAGTCCCAATTGTACCATCAGTAAAG ACCAGAAACCTGCGCCTGGCAACACGTGGAAGTTCACGGCCTGCGTCGCCGCCTTGGCGCTGACCACCTGCATGCTCATCCTCGCCGCCATCAAGGGGCCGTCCTGGTACAAACGCATCCACAACTACAGACATCGGAGACTGCAccacgacgacgacgacgaggaACCGCAAACCGTGTCGGCGGTCTTCAGAGAGACACGGGGCCAGCACACGTTCATGTTTGAGGAGCTGAGTCATCAGGTGGAGGAaggagacgaggaggaggacggATACTTTGAGGATCCGTACATCAAGAAGGCCGAGGATGCAGACGCAGAGATTGTGGGAGGAACAGAGGCTCACTGA
- the LOC105932153 gene encoding leucine-rich repeat-containing protein 19 isoform X3, which translates to MMDGCWTFLLLLGLSAVVTGQPRQDVETDASGVRNLTGRLLQVIPPNHNSSNVSTLLIKGNQITLNETDRQALATYPTLVELHLGGNRVTAVPARCFSGLSRLRVLSLARNRISSLNPEALSGLDALEELDLSNNNLTELPAKMTELKTLKILRLEENPWNCSCPLLNAIGSLKEAHVIIGTTASCSSPAERQGRKLLDSINLCSTSSPGQNPPPTPVTSQQTKGISNMPATAATSPNCTISKADQKPAPGNTWKFTACVAALALTTCMLILAAIKGPSWYKRIHNYRHRRLHHDDDDEEPQTVSAVFRETRGQHTFMFEELSHQVEEGDEEEDGYFEDPYIKKAEDADAEIVGGTEAH; encoded by the exons ATGATGGATGGGTGCTGGacgttcctcctcctgctgggcCTTTCTGCTGTGGTAACGGGACAGCCAAGGCAAGATGTGGAAACAGACGCCTCG GGGGTCAGGAACCTGACAGGCAGGCTTCTGCAGGTCATCCCTCCTAACCACAACAGTTCAAATGTTTCCACACTGCTGATCAAAGGCAACCAGATTACTCTGAACGAGACGGACCGACAAGCCCTGGCTACTTATCCCACGCTGGTTGAACTCCATCTAGGTGGTAACCGGGTCACTGCTGTACCAGCCAGGTGCTTCTCTGGGTTATCACGCCTCAGAGTGTTATCTCTAGCCAGAAACCGCATCAGCAG CCTGAACCCTGAGGCTCTGTCTGGCTTGGATGCTCTAGAAGAGCTGGACCTGTCCAACAACAACCTGACTGAGCTCCCCGCCAAGATGACCGAGCTAAAAACCCTAAAG ATCCTGCGCCTGGAAGAGAACCCGTGGAACTGTTCCTGTCCTCTGCTGAACGCCATTGGAAGCTTGAAAGAAGCCCACGTCATTATTG GAACAACAGCCAGCTGCTCATCTCCAGCAGAGCGCCAAGGAAGAAAACTCCTGGATTCTATCAACCTGTGTTCCACATCCTCACCAGGCCAGAACCCGCCACCAACACCAGTCACCTCTCAGCAGACCAAAGGAATCAGCAATATGCCGGCGACCGCTGCAACAAGTCCCAATTGTACCATCAGTAAAG CAGACCAGAAACCTGCGCCTGGCAACACGTGGAAGTTCACGGCCTGCGTCGCCGCCTTGGCGCTGACCACCTGCATGCTCATCCTCGCCGCCATCAAGGGGCCGTCCTGGTACAAACGCATCCACAACTACAGACATCGGAGACTGCAccacgacgacgacgacgaggaACCGCAAACCGTGTCGGCGGTCTTCAGAGAGACACGGGGCCAGCACACGTTCATGTTTGAGGAGCTGAGTCATCAGGTGGAGGAaggagacgaggaggaggacggATACTTTGAGGATCCGTACATCAAGAAGGCCGAGGATGCAGACGCAGAGATTGTGGGAGGAACAGAGGCTCACTGA
- the LOC105932153 gene encoding leucine-rich repeat-containing protein 19 isoform X1, whose amino-acid sequence MISSLGLGFLSLQSEMMDGCWTFLLLLGLSAVVTGQPRQDVETDASGVRNLTGRLLQVIPPNHNSSNVSTLLIKGNQITLNETDRQALATYPTLVELHLGGNRVTAVPARCFSGLSRLRVLSLARNRISSLNPEALSGLDALEELDLSNNNLTELPAKMTELKTLKILRLEENPWNCSCPLLNAIGSLKEAHVIIGTTASCSSPAERQGRKLLDSINLCSTSSPGQNPPPTPVTSQQTKGISNMPATAATSPNCTISKADQKPAPGNTWKFTACVAALALTTCMLILAAIKGPSWYKRIHNYRHRRLHHDDDDEEPQTVSAVFRETRGQHTFMFEELSHQVEEGDEEEDGYFEDPYIKKAEDADAEIVGGTEAH is encoded by the exons ATGATCTCCTCGCTGGGTCttggttttctttctctccagaGTGAAATGATGGATGGGTGCTGGacgttcctcctcctgctgggcCTTTCTGCTGTGGTAACGGGACAGCCAAGGCAAGATGTGGAAACAGACGCCTCG GGGGTCAGGAACCTGACAGGCAGGCTTCTGCAGGTCATCCCTCCTAACCACAACAGTTCAAATGTTTCCACACTGCTGATCAAAGGCAACCAGATTACTCTGAACGAGACGGACCGACAAGCCCTGGCTACTTATCCCACGCTGGTTGAACTCCATCTAGGTGGTAACCGGGTCACTGCTGTACCAGCCAGGTGCTTCTCTGGGTTATCACGCCTCAGAGTGTTATCTCTAGCCAGAAACCGCATCAGCAG CCTGAACCCTGAGGCTCTGTCTGGCTTGGATGCTCTAGAAGAGCTGGACCTGTCCAACAACAACCTGACTGAGCTCCCCGCCAAGATGACCGAGCTAAAAACCCTAAAG ATCCTGCGCCTGGAAGAGAACCCGTGGAACTGTTCCTGTCCTCTGCTGAACGCCATTGGAAGCTTGAAAGAAGCCCACGTCATTATTG GAACAACAGCCAGCTGCTCATCTCCAGCAGAGCGCCAAGGAAGAAAACTCCTGGATTCTATCAACCTGTGTTCCACATCCTCACCAGGCCAGAACCCGCCACCAACACCAGTCACCTCTCAGCAGACCAAAGGAATCAGCAATATGCCGGCGACCGCTGCAACAAGTCCCAATTGTACCATCAGTAAAG CAGACCAGAAACCTGCGCCTGGCAACACGTGGAAGTTCACGGCCTGCGTCGCCGCCTTGGCGCTGACCACCTGCATGCTCATCCTCGCCGCCATCAAGGGGCCGTCCTGGTACAAACGCATCCACAACTACAGACATCGGAGACTGCAccacgacgacgacgacgaggaACCGCAAACCGTGTCGGCGGTCTTCAGAGAGACACGGGGCCAGCACACGTTCATGTTTGAGGAGCTGAGTCATCAGGTGGAGGAaggagacgaggaggaggacggATACTTTGAGGATCCGTACATCAAGAAGGCCGAGGATGCAGACGCAGAGATTGTGGGAGGAACAGAGGCTCACTGA